The following coding sequences lie in one Zingiber officinale cultivar Zhangliang chromosome 2B, Zo_v1.1, whole genome shotgun sequence genomic window:
- the LOC122047457 gene encoding putative uridine kinase C227.14 isoform X1: MESSIFSCSSSSGLRCARPGSVIVYRNHVTCHHFHDSTGLASRGNMKLILGQTSIFSQKQKNQKVLLYQKKEAPILAESRSIEKVYESLAERLSSSLGKVQGLNSKYIVGLAGPPGAGKTTLASEVACRLNKLWSKSVEICEASPHEVAVVLPMDGFHLYRSQLDAMDNPKEAHARRGAPWTFNPELLFKCLHALRKEGQTYAPSFDHGVGDPVEDDVFVRPEHKIVIVEGNYLFLEEGMWQDICSIFDEKWFIDIDIDVSMKRVLKRHISTGKEPDVAKWRIEYNDRPNAELIMRSKKNADLVIRSVDF; encoded by the exons ATGGAATCCTCGATCTTCTCCTGCTCTTCCTCCTCCGGTCTTCGCTGCGCTCGTCCAG gttctgtgatagtttataGAAACCATGTCACGTGTCATCATTTTCACGACTCAACTGGTTTGGCTTCTAGAGGGAACATGAAACTGATTTTAGGTCAAACATCCATCTTTTCCCAGAAACAAAAGAATCAGAAG GTTCTATTGTATCAAAAGAAAGAAGCTCCAATTCTAGCTGAAAG CAGGTCCATTGAAAAGGTATATGAATCCTTGGCCGAAAGACTTAGTTCATCTCTTGGAAAGGTTCAAGGGCTAAATTCAAA GTATATTGTTGGTTTAGCTGGTCCTCCTGGTGCTGGTAAGACCACTCTAGCCTCAGAAGTAGCTTGCCGCTTAAACAAACTTTGGTCCAAGAGTGTTGAAATATGTGAGGCTTCACCTCATGAAGTTGCTGTCGTTCTTCCTATGGATGGATTTCATCTCTATCGCTCCCAGCTGGATGCTATGGAC AATCCTAAGGAAGCGCATGCACGAAGAGGAG CACCATGGACATTCAACCCAGAGCTGCTTTTTAAATGCCTTCATGCTTTACGGAAGGAG GGACAAACATATGCTCCTTCATTTGATCATGGAGTTGGTGATCCGGTAGAAGACGATGTATTCGTAAGACCCGA ACACAAAATAGTGATCGTTGAAGGGAATTACTTATTCTTGGAAGAAGGAATGTGGCAGGATATTTGTTCCATATTTGATGAGAAATG GTTTATTGACATTGACATTGATGTATCTATGAAACGGGTCCTTAAAAGGCATATCTCTACAG GAAAAGAGCCAGATGTTGCTAAATGGCGG ATTGAGTATAATGATCGGCCAAATGCAGAGCTCATAATGCGATCAAAGAAAAATGCAGATCTTGTAATAAGGTCAGTGGATTTCTGA
- the LOC122047457 gene encoding putative uridine kinase C227.14 isoform X2 has product MESSIFSCSSSSGLRCARPGSVIVYRNHVTCHHFHDSTGLASRGNMKLILGQTSIFSQKQKNQKVLLYQKKEAPILAERSIEKVYESLAERLSSSLGKVQGLNSKYIVGLAGPPGAGKTTLASEVACRLNKLWSKSVEICEASPHEVAVVLPMDGFHLYRSQLDAMDNPKEAHARRGAPWTFNPELLFKCLHALRKEGQTYAPSFDHGVGDPVEDDVFVRPEHKIVIVEGNYLFLEEGMWQDICSIFDEKWFIDIDIDVSMKRVLKRHISTGKEPDVAKWRIEYNDRPNAELIMRSKKNADLVIRSVDF; this is encoded by the exons ATGGAATCCTCGATCTTCTCCTGCTCTTCCTCCTCCGGTCTTCGCTGCGCTCGTCCAG gttctgtgatagtttataGAAACCATGTCACGTGTCATCATTTTCACGACTCAACTGGTTTGGCTTCTAGAGGGAACATGAAACTGATTTTAGGTCAAACATCCATCTTTTCCCAGAAACAAAAGAATCAGAAG GTTCTATTGTATCAAAAGAAAGAAGCTCCAATTCTAGCTGAAAG GTCCATTGAAAAGGTATATGAATCCTTGGCCGAAAGACTTAGTTCATCTCTTGGAAAGGTTCAAGGGCTAAATTCAAA GTATATTGTTGGTTTAGCTGGTCCTCCTGGTGCTGGTAAGACCACTCTAGCCTCAGAAGTAGCTTGCCGCTTAAACAAACTTTGGTCCAAGAGTGTTGAAATATGTGAGGCTTCACCTCATGAAGTTGCTGTCGTTCTTCCTATGGATGGATTTCATCTCTATCGCTCCCAGCTGGATGCTATGGAC AATCCTAAGGAAGCGCATGCACGAAGAGGAG CACCATGGACATTCAACCCAGAGCTGCTTTTTAAATGCCTTCATGCTTTACGGAAGGAG GGACAAACATATGCTCCTTCATTTGATCATGGAGTTGGTGATCCGGTAGAAGACGATGTATTCGTAAGACCCGA ACACAAAATAGTGATCGTTGAAGGGAATTACTTATTCTTGGAAGAAGGAATGTGGCAGGATATTTGTTCCATATTTGATGAGAAATG GTTTATTGACATTGACATTGATGTATCTATGAAACGGGTCCTTAAAAGGCATATCTCTACAG GAAAAGAGCCAGATGTTGCTAAATGGCGG ATTGAGTATAATGATCGGCCAAATGCAGAGCTCATAATGCGATCAAAGAAAAATGCAGATCTTGTAATAAGGTCAGTGGATTTCTGA
- the LOC122049598 gene encoding non-specific lipid transfer protein GPI-anchored 5-like, translating to MGHKHELVAVAGFIVAVLLGTAAAQSSAGCTSAIIGLAPCLNYITGNATAPSPACCSQLATVVQSQPACLCSVLNGGGSSFGVSVNQTRALAMPGACKVQTPPVSECNAGAKSPTPSPATPEAPADPAPATPSTISPPRTEGGSKATPATPATASDAVANKSPATLILSIFFFFIFIFLAGL from the exons ATGGGTCACAAGCACGAGCTCGTCGCCGTCGCCGGCTTCATCGTGGCCGTGCTCTTAGGGACTGCGGCCGCGCAGTCTTCGGCCGGCTGCACCAGTGCCATCATCGGCCTCGCGCCTTGCCTCAACTACATCACCGGCAACGCCACCGCGCCCTCCCCCGCCTGCTGCTCGCAGCTGGCCACCGTCGTCCAGTCGCAGCCGGCGTGCCTCTGCTCGGTTCTCAACGGCGGCGGATCCTCGTTCGGCGTCAGCGTCAACCAAACGCGGGCGTTGGCGATGCCCGGCGCCTGCAAGGTCCAAACTCCGCCAGTGAGCGAGTGCAACG CTGGAGCAAAATCTCCGACCCCTTCGCCGGCGACACCAGAGGCCCCCGCCGATCCCGCTCCGGCGACCCCATCCACAATATCACCTCCGAGAACAGAGGGCGGGTCGAAGGCTACTCCGGCAACTCCGGCCACAGCCTCAGATGCTGTCGCTAATAAATCACCCGCAACTCTGATTCTttcgatcttcttcttcttcatcttcatcttccttgCCGGACTCTAA